From Arcticibacter tournemirensis, one genomic window encodes:
- a CDS encoding SusC/RagA family TonB-linked outer membrane protein yields the protein MKHALFIFLLFSFPGAMLAQSQLTGRVLSTKDRSPLTGATIRVKNSKAGTSTGRDGSFSLTLPSSKADLIISYVGFEPLELSVTLPLKSPLEIFLRESAAGLQEVMVSTGYQSLPRERSTGSFSQVDNRRFNQQVSTDVISRLEAVAGGLSVGRTNNSGLMVRGLSTIQGVKGPLIVLDNFPYEGNIDNINPNDVENITILKDAAAASIWGSRAGNGVIVITTKKGRLNQPLAIELNSNVTVSGKPDLSYLRPMSSSDFIDVERMLYEKGYYNDKFASARKPAVSPVVELLDQADKTITQEEADALIDEWRKLDVRDDYDRYLYRLTVNQQYSLSMHGGSDAMAWNLSGGYDRNISNLDAANNRLNLNFNQSLQLTSNLQLSSGIYYTKTENESGRPGYGEIYSVSSYLYPYARLADEGGNALAVPRGYRSSYTDTAGQGKLLNWQYYPLEDYKHSGTKSDLQDVLLNFGLNYRLLKGLNADLKYQYEQQQSSARRLYDENSYFARDLVNAFTQLSSTGALIHPVPPGGVLDLSESLLKSNSLRGQLNYNRSFGKHAVAALAGGELRSLRTTGNAERSYGYNPDLLTFGNVDYTRTYPSIVDGTESFIPNADSFDHLLNRFVSLYGNAAYTYDGKYTVSGSTRKDASNLFGVNTNDRWNPLWSAGLSWDVSRESFYRFPLLRYLKLRATYGFSGNVNNALAAVTTVQYFGTNPYLFTPYTLFSNYANPELKWETSRMLNLGADFQLKDNRLSGSIEYYRKKGTDLFGRALIDYTSGIGSYITKNVASMKGKGLDIELNSINTTGALEWSTNLNFSSYSDEVTDFYVFSRQGSNFVGSSSRIAGIVGKPVYSVFSYRWGGLDPQTGDPQGYVNGELSKDYSALNGSGTTVDDLVYHGPSMPRFYGSLGNTFSYRNFSLTARLLYKFGYYFVRGSLSYSDLYSNGNGHADYALRWQKPGDEQVTDVPSQVYPAAANRDQFYAGSEVLVEKGDHIRLQYVSLSYDIKKQNVRSLPFRSLRLFMNVNNAGILWRANKQHLDPEYAAFRNTLPPSLSFALGLRATVK from the coding sequence ATGAAACACGCTTTATTTATCTTTCTTCTGTTCAGCTTTCCGGGCGCAATGCTTGCCCAGTCGCAACTTACCGGCAGGGTGCTGTCGACAAAGGATAGAAGTCCCCTAACCGGGGCTACCATTCGTGTAAAGAACAGTAAAGCCGGTACTTCTACCGGCCGCGATGGCAGCTTCTCGCTGACGCTGCCCTCATCTAAAGCCGATCTGATTATTTCCTATGTCGGCTTCGAACCTTTGGAGCTGTCGGTTACGCTGCCGCTAAAGAGTCCGCTCGAGATCTTTCTCCGCGAATCGGCTGCCGGCCTGCAGGAAGTGATGGTCTCTACCGGCTACCAGAGCCTTCCCCGCGAGCGTTCTACCGGCTCTTTCAGCCAGGTGGACAACCGCAGGTTTAACCAGCAGGTGAGCACCGATGTGATCAGCCGCCTCGAAGCAGTAGCGGGTGGCTTGTCGGTTGGGCGTACCAATAACTCGGGATTGATGGTGCGGGGGCTGAGCACCATCCAGGGCGTAAAAGGCCCGCTGATTGTGCTGGATAACTTTCCCTACGAGGGTAACATCGACAATATCAACCCCAACGACGTCGAGAATATTACCATCCTGAAAGATGCCGCAGCGGCTTCCATCTGGGGAAGCAGGGCAGGGAACGGGGTGATTGTAATTACCACCAAAAAGGGGAGGCTGAACCAGCCGCTTGCCATCGAGCTGAACTCGAACGTCACCGTCAGCGGCAAACCGGACCTTTCGTACCTCCGGCCAATGTCGTCATCGGATTTTATCGACGTGGAGCGGATGCTCTACGAAAAGGGCTATTATAACGATAAGTTCGCCTCGGCAAGGAAACCTGCCGTAAGTCCTGTGGTGGAACTGCTGGACCAGGCGGATAAAACGATTACACAGGAGGAAGCCGATGCACTGATCGATGAATGGCGTAAGCTCGACGTGCGCGACGATTACGACCGCTACCTGTACCGCCTGACGGTTAACCAGCAGTACTCCTTAAGTATGCACGGCGGCTCAGACGCGATGGCCTGGAACCTCTCGGGCGGCTATGACCGTAACATCAGTAACCTCGATGCTGCGAACAACCGGCTGAACCTCAATTTTAACCAAAGCCTGCAGCTCACCAGCAACCTGCAGCTGAGCTCGGGTATCTATTATACCAAAACGGAAAACGAAAGCGGCAGGCCGGGCTATGGCGAGATCTACTCGGTAAGCTCCTATCTCTACCCTTATGCCCGGCTGGCCGACGAAGGGGGCAACGCCCTGGCTGTACCGCGCGGATACCGCTCTTCGTATACGGATACCGCAGGGCAGGGCAAGCTGCTCAACTGGCAGTACTATCCCCTGGAGGATTACAAGCACAGCGGCACGAAATCGGACCTGCAGGATGTGCTGCTGAACTTCGGCCTCAATTACCGCCTGCTGAAAGGCCTGAACGCTGATCTGAAATACCAGTACGAACAGCAGCAGAGCTCTGCAAGGCGCTTGTATGATGAGAACAGCTACTTCGCCCGCGACCTGGTGAACGCCTTTACGCAGCTTTCCTCCACCGGAGCGCTCATACACCCGGTGCCGCCCGGCGGCGTGCTTGACCTTTCGGAATCGCTGCTGAAATCAAACAGCCTTCGCGGCCAGCTCAACTATAACCGGAGCTTCGGGAAGCATGCCGTCGCTGCGCTGGCAGGAGGGGAGCTGCGCAGCCTGCGCACTACCGGAAACGCAGAGCGCAGCTACGGCTACAATCCAGACCTGCTTACCTTCGGGAATGTGGATTATACGCGAACGTACCCTTCGATTGTAGACGGCACCGAGTCGTTTATCCCCAATGCCGACTCCTTCGACCACCTTCTCAACCGCTTTGTATCGCTGTACGGCAATGCGGCTTATACCTACGATGGGAAATATACGGTATCAGGCAGCACCCGGAAAGATGCTTCTAACCTGTTTGGCGTGAATACCAACGACCGCTGGAACCCGCTGTGGTCGGCGGGCCTGAGCTGGGATGTGTCGCGCGAAAGCTTTTACCGCTTCCCCCTGCTGCGCTACCTCAAGCTGCGGGCCACCTATGGCTTCAGCGGGAATGTGAATAATGCGCTGGCTGCTGTTACTACTGTCCAGTACTTTGGCACCAACCCCTACCTGTTTACGCCGTATACCTTGTTCAGCAACTATGCCAACCCCGAACTGAAGTGGGAGACTTCGCGCATGCTGAACCTGGGCGCCGACTTCCAGCTGAAAGACAACCGCCTGAGCGGAAGCATTGAATATTACCGCAAGAAGGGGACCGACCTGTTCGGCCGTGCCCTGATTGATTATACCAGCGGCATCGGCAGCTATATCACCAAAAACGTGGCTTCCATGAAAGGGAAGGGGCTGGATATTGAGTTAAACAGCATCAACACCACGGGCGCACTGGAGTGGAGCACCAACCTGAACTTTAGCAGCTACAGCGACGAGGTGACGGATTTTTACGTGTTCTCGAGGCAGGGCAGCAACTTCGTGGGCAGCAGCAGCCGCATTGCCGGGATTGTGGGGAAACCGGTGTACTCGGTGTTTTCCTACCGCTGGGGAGGGCTCGACCCGCAGACCGGCGATCCGCAGGGCTATGTGAACGGCGAACTCTCTAAAGATTATTCGGCCCTGAATGGCAGCGGTACTACGGTAGACGACCTGGTGTACCACGGACCTTCCATGCCCCGCTTCTATGGCTCGCTGGGCAATACCTTCAGCTACCGGAACTTTTCGCTCACCGCCCGCCTGCTGTATAAGTTCGGCTATTACTTTGTGCGCGGCTCCCTGAGCTACTCCGACCTGTACAGCAATGGCAACGGCCATGCCGACTATGCCCTGCGCTGGCAGAAACCCGGCGATGAACAGGTTACTGATGTGCCTTCGCAGGTATATCCCGCAGCGGCTAACCGCGACCAGTTCTATGCCGGATCGGAGGTGCTGGTGGAGAAAGGTGATCATATCCGGCTGCAGTATGTCAGTTTAAGCTACGACATCAAAAAGCAGAACGTCCGCAGTCTGCCTTTCCGCTCGCTGCGGCTCTTTATGAATGTTAACAACGCCGGGATCCTCTGGCGGGCTAATAAACAGCATCTCGATCCGGAGTACGCGGCCTTCCGGAATACGCTGCCGCCTTCACTGAGCTTCGCCCTGGGCCTCAGGGCAACGGTTAAATAA
- a CDS encoding RagB/SusD family nutrient uptake outer membrane protein, whose product MKYIKFLPQTLLCMAAAIAISLPACDSFLDEKPDKKLVVPSSLADLQAMLDNYNTMSSNTPASGEVSTDDYYLTDADWAARSETDRRKYLWEKDNLFPTGDNGNDWSYSYSSTFTCNTVLNLIGDMERNAANADVWDDIKGQALFFRGMNYLSAAFIWCMAYQEGSPDPGLPIRLDPDFNLPSLRSSLEETYAQVIKDARASLPLLPLKSVNALRPSKAAAYALLARTYLSMRRYPEAGLYADSCLQLSGTLLDFNTLNASASYPVKFLNAEVILERSGVATPLNPSRAKIDSSLYLLYRDGDLRKTVFFKRNSNGTYAFKGSFEGSQALFTGFAAGEMYLIRAEAAARQGDPQAAMASLNTLLAKRWNKNSFVPLSAAGSGEALQLILLERRKELVMRGLRWMDIKRLNREGAGISLQRKINGQLYTLPAGDPRFALPIPEDVIALSGMPQNPR is encoded by the coding sequence ATGAAATATATAAAGTTCTTACCCCAAACGCTGCTCTGCATGGCAGCGGCAATCGCCATCTCACTTCCGGCCTGCGACAGCTTCCTGGATGAAAAACCCGACAAGAAGCTGGTGGTACCGTCGTCCCTGGCCGACCTGCAGGCTATGCTGGATAACTACAATACCATGAGCAGCAATACCCCTGCCTCGGGCGAGGTGAGCACGGATGATTATTACTTAACGGATGCCGACTGGGCAGCACGGAGCGAAACCGACCGCCGCAAGTACCTCTGGGAAAAAGATAACCTTTTCCCGACGGGCGATAACGGCAACGACTGGTCGTATAGCTATAGCTCGACCTTTACCTGCAATACGGTACTGAACCTGATCGGTGACATGGAGCGGAATGCCGCCAATGCTGACGTCTGGGACGATATCAAAGGACAGGCCCTGTTTTTCAGGGGTATGAATTACCTCAGCGCTGCTTTTATCTGGTGCATGGCTTACCAGGAGGGATCGCCTGATCCGGGTCTTCCCATTCGCCTTGACCCTGATTTTAATCTTCCTTCCCTGAGGTCCTCGCTGGAGGAAACCTACGCGCAGGTGATCAAAGATGCAAGGGCATCGCTTCCCTTACTGCCCTTAAAATCAGTGAATGCGCTGCGGCCCTCTAAAGCGGCGGCCTACGCCTTGCTGGCGCGCACTTACCTCTCCATGCGTCGCTATCCCGAGGCGGGGCTCTATGCCGATTCGTGCCTGCAGCTGTCGGGCACGCTGCTGGATTTTAACACGCTGAATGCTTCGGCTTCCTACCCGGTTAAATTTCTCAATGCCGAGGTGATCCTCGAACGGTCGGGGGTAGCCACTCCGCTCAACCCTTCGCGGGCGAAGATCGACAGCAGCCTGTACCTGTTGTACCGGGATGGCGACCTGCGCAAAACGGTGTTCTTTAAACGCAACAGCAACGGAACGTATGCTTTTAAGGGCTCATTCGAAGGCTCGCAGGCGCTGTTTACAGGCTTTGCCGCCGGCGAAATGTACTTGATCCGGGCAGAAGCCGCTGCCCGCCAGGGGGATCCGCAGGCTGCGATGGCCAGCCTGAACACGCTGCTGGCCAAACGATGGAACAAGAACAGCTTTGTGCCGCTCAGCGCTGCGGGCAGCGGGGAGGCCCTGCAGCTTATCCTGCTGGAAAGACGTAAGGAACTTGTGATGAGGGGACTGCGCTGGATGGACATCAAGCGCCTGAACAGGGAGGGCGCCGGCATTTCGCTGCAGCGCAAAATAAACGGGCAGCTGTATACGCTCCCCGCGGGCGACCCCCGCTTCGCCCTGCCCATTCCCGAAGATGTGATTGCCCTGTCGGGCATGCCGCAGAACCCGCGTTAA
- a CDS encoding HTH domain-containing protein: MNYREYEEKKKYLLYLIYKERLFEAREAARKFSCSERTIFRIIESLKNQGYQIKWSRAQKKYFLADKSQHPEIEYFLKDGH, translated from the coding sequence ATGAATTACAGGGAATATGAAGAAAAGAAAAAGTATCTGCTTTATCTGATTTACAAAGAAAGACTATTTGAAGCCCGCGAGGCAGCCAGAAAATTCAGCTGCAGTGAACGGACTATTTTCAGGATCATCGAAAGCCTGAAAAACCAGGGATACCAAATAAAATGGAGCCGCGCCCAGAAGAAGTATTTCCTGGCCGATAAAAGCCAGCACCCCGAGATTGAATATTTCTTGAAAGACGGCCACTAA
- a CDS encoding helix-turn-helix domain-containing protein, which yields MPPEPSKPPEDDVWLSSKEAMMRLRISASTFYRLKKAHKLKQHRMGGRDYYRQSDIDRCYEEA from the coding sequence ATGCCTCCTGAACCATCAAAGCCCCCTGAAGATGATGTTTGGCTGAGCAGTAAGGAAGCAATGATGCGCCTGCGTATCAGCGCAAGTACCTTCTACCGCTTGAAAAAAGCCCATAAACTTAAACAGCACCGTATGGGCGGCCGGGATTACTACCGGCAGTCTGACATCGACCGCTGCTACGAGGAAGCATAG
- a CDS encoding DUF6266 family protein: MGNFLKGVLGGFSGKIGNVIGSSWKGIDYMRSLPRKTLNNATQEQLVQRLKFSCAVNFVKPISALVSVGFKSLAKQKITGYNVAIQKVLMNAISGDFPDYAVDFAKVQISEGTLISAMNPKAQSTIPGTLDFKWTNNADPGNNAHNDDTAIVLVYNPSKGRYLFNFQGAKREEELYSFALPENFSNDEVHAYMGFISRDRRIASNSEYLGKVVVF, from the coding sequence ATGGGAAATTTTCTCAAAGGAGTCCTCGGAGGATTCTCCGGTAAGATCGGAAATGTTATCGGAAGCAGTTGGAAAGGCATCGACTACATGCGAAGCCTGCCACGTAAAACACTAAATAATGCAACACAGGAGCAGCTGGTCCAGCGTCTGAAGTTTTCCTGCGCAGTGAATTTTGTAAAGCCGATAAGTGCCCTGGTGAGCGTAGGCTTTAAGAGCCTGGCCAAACAAAAGATCACCGGCTACAATGTGGCTATTCAGAAGGTGCTGATGAACGCTATCTCTGGCGACTTCCCGGATTATGCCGTAGACTTCGCCAAAGTGCAGATCAGCGAAGGTACGCTGATCTCTGCAATGAACCCCAAGGCGCAGTCGACCATTCCGGGAACTTTAGACTTCAAGTGGACGAACAACGCCGATCCGGGCAATAATGCTCATAACGACGATACGGCCATTGTGCTGGTATACAACCCATCGAAGGGCCGCTATCTGTTCAACTTCCAGGGCGCTAAACGGGAGGAAGAACTCTACAGCTTCGCCCTTCCGGAAAACTTCAGCAACGACGAGGTGCATGCCTACATGGGCTTCATCTCGCGCGACAGGCGTATTGCTTCTAACAGCGAATACCTGGGGAAGGTAGTCGTTTTTTAA
- a CDS encoding DUF6266 family protein — MARITGSNIFSLSGKLGGMVYCRWKDTQYVRTLSNKPPKAPTEAQMATRAKMKLATRLLSPLRSVIETSWTPSPRNMTGYNAAVSHFIRHCIAGTYPDLVPVYRRIVFSKGTLPQGTGASLHQCGGGIKVMWHMRSWLENPLDRATIVIFDATNEEHLVLENCALRSDEEVVLHLPEGYAGDTLHCYLFFRSDDKRFASSTQYLGELNYKLVLTGFATFLMSAQS; from the coding sequence ATGGCACGAATTACAGGCTCTAATATTTTCTCCCTTTCAGGGAAACTGGGCGGCATGGTGTACTGCCGCTGGAAGGACACACAATATGTCCGCACCCTTAGTAATAAACCCCCAAAAGCGCCTACCGAAGCGCAGATGGCAACGAGGGCAAAAATGAAGCTGGCTACCCGGCTATTGTCGCCGCTACGGTCGGTTATTGAAACATCATGGACCCCTTCACCCCGTAATATGACGGGATACAACGCAGCTGTAAGTCACTTTATCCGGCATTGTATTGCAGGTACGTATCCGGATCTGGTACCCGTCTATCGCAGGATAGTATTCAGCAAGGGAACCCTGCCTCAAGGTACAGGAGCCTCATTACATCAATGCGGCGGAGGGATAAAAGTAATGTGGCACATGCGCAGCTGGCTTGAGAACCCCCTGGATAGGGCGACAATCGTGATCTTCGATGCTACCAATGAGGAGCATCTTGTGTTGGAAAACTGTGCACTCCGCAGTGACGAAGAGGTCGTTCTTCATCTTCCTGAAGGTTATGCAGGAGACACGCTTCACTGTTACCTCTTTTTCAGAAGTGATGATAAGCGCTTCGCCTCGTCAACACAATACCTCGGAGAGTTGAATTACAAACTGGTACTGACGGGCTTTGCTACGTTTCTGATGTCAGCTCAATCTTAA
- a CDS encoding type II toxin-antitoxin system VapC family toxin, translating into MENKVVLLDTSVLIDYFRKKDKSKTRFLQIADHFSAFKISVITEYEIYSGSGSLQADYWNEFLRHVSVIPLDSFAVQTAVKLNNDLKRTRNQIDIADLFIAATAVSLNIPVCTLNKRHFDRIESLQLI; encoded by the coding sequence ATGGAGAACAAAGTAGTTTTACTTGACACATCTGTCTTAATTGATTACTTCAGAAAAAAGGATAAATCCAAAACCCGTTTCTTACAGATTGCCGATCACTTCTCAGCTTTTAAAATCTCAGTAATAACGGAGTATGAAATCTACTCTGGATCTGGGTCTCTTCAAGCAGATTATTGGAACGAATTCCTTCGCCACGTTTCAGTTATTCCACTTGATTCTTTTGCTGTTCAAACCGCTGTTAAACTCAACAACGACTTGAAACGAACCCGAAATCAAATTGATATTGCCGACCTTTTCATTGCCGCTACTGCCGTTTCACTAAATATTCCTGTCTGTACTCTAAACAAAAGGCATTTTGACCGTATCGAAAGTCTCCAACTAATTTAA
- a CDS encoding peptidoglycan-binding protein: MKTIILFILLGSVAFRPATHNIQPAIHRLRQIYTAELGVREATGRNDGSRVEGYLRYVGLKKGDPWCAAFVCYCLGKAGVANPRTGYCPSLFPAAKVVWSRKSRVEGSRLKVESTQPTTRNLQPSSCNSQPATHNPYSGDVFGIYFPEKGRIAHVGFVDEWGDKYVITVEGNTNEAGSREGDGVYRKRRLISSVYQVARYLN; the protein is encoded by the coding sequence ATGAAAACAATCATATTATTCATTTTGCTGGGTAGTGTTGCTTTCAGGCCTGCAACGCACAACATACAACCCGCAATTCACCGCCTACGTCAGATCTATACCGCCGAGCTTGGTGTTCGCGAAGCAACCGGCCGAAACGATGGAAGTAGGGTAGAGGGCTACCTTCGCTATGTGGGACTCAAAAAAGGCGATCCCTGGTGCGCGGCGTTCGTGTGTTATTGCCTCGGCAAGGCCGGTGTCGCCAATCCCCGAACCGGCTATTGCCCCAGCTTGTTTCCGGCAGCGAAGGTGGTATGGAGCAGGAAGTCGAGAGTTGAAGGTTCAAGGTTGAAGGTTGAAAGCACGCAACCCACAACCCGCAACTTACAACCTTCTTCCTGCAACTCACAACCCGCAACACACAACCCATACTCCGGCGACGTGTTCGGGATCTATTTTCCGGAGAAAGGCCGCATCGCCCATGTCGGCTTTGTTGACGAATGGGGCGATAAGTACGTTATTACAGTGGAGGGTAACACCAACGAGGCAGGCAGCCGCGAAGGCGATGGCGTGTACAGGAAGCGAAGGCTGATCAGCTCGGTTTACCAGGTTGCCCGTTACCTCAATTAG
- a CDS encoding helix-turn-helix domain-containing protein: MIDTQPIHVFAPGLSEVKDPSAGYFAAVRLEEFSAESLAATASYSRKDFYKISLVTGNTSYFYQGTEYRLNGNEWVLVFTNREVPYRWEVHEGICHGYACMFTEDFLPLHTHLRPADWPVFNGNAQSVFKLNPSDEALFTGLFQKMLDEQTSTYVHKYDLLFLYVLECIHGALKQQPEPENKSSTAATRLANSFKSLLAGQFPLAYPYQQVYLRTPQQFAEKLAIHTNSLNRALKEATGKTTTQLINERLMMEARALLVHSNWSISQISNSLGFEEATHFARAFRAYSGQSPSSLR; the protein is encoded by the coding sequence ATGATCGATACGCAGCCCATTCATGTTTTTGCGCCAGGTTTATCGGAGGTGAAGGATCCTTCTGCCGGGTATTTTGCGGCAGTAAGGCTGGAAGAGTTCTCGGCCGAAAGCCTGGCTGCGACCGCTTCCTATAGTCGTAAGGACTTCTATAAAATATCTTTAGTTACGGGTAACACTTCATACTTTTACCAGGGAACTGAATACCGTTTGAATGGAAATGAATGGGTACTGGTATTTACAAACCGCGAAGTTCCGTACCGCTGGGAAGTGCATGAAGGGATCTGCCATGGCTATGCTTGTATGTTCACGGAAGACTTCCTGCCATTGCACACGCACCTGCGACCAGCGGATTGGCCGGTATTTAACGGCAATGCACAATCCGTTTTTAAGTTAAACCCGTCGGACGAAGCGTTATTTACCGGTCTTTTCCAAAAAATGCTCGACGAGCAAACATCGACCTATGTGCATAAATACGATCTGTTGTTTCTCTACGTGCTGGAATGTATACATGGTGCCTTAAAGCAGCAACCGGAGCCGGAGAATAAAAGTTCCACAGCGGCCACACGCCTGGCAAACTCCTTTAAATCGTTACTGGCCGGCCAGTTTCCTCTGGCTTATCCATACCAGCAGGTTTACTTACGCACACCGCAGCAATTTGCCGAAAAGCTGGCGATACATACTAATTCACTGAACAGGGCATTGAAAGAAGCTACCGGAAAGACCACCACGCAACTCATAAATGAACGGCTGATGATGGAGGCACGTGCTTTACTGGTACATTCTAACTGGAGTATCAGCCAGATAAGTAACAGCCTGGGGTTTGAAGAAGCCACGCATTTTGCCCGTGCATTCCGGGCCTATTCAGGCCAGTCCCCATCTTCACTGCGATAG
- a CDS encoding SDR family oxidoreductase, with amino-acid sequence MRTWLITGTSTGLGKALTEKLLANGDRVVGTVRKADALDELKKAYPENLWVAVLDVTDTATVKTVVDKAFADLGQIDIVVNNAGYALFCSVEEASDEQIVHQINTNIIGSIQVIRAALPYFRKQGHGRILQLSSAGGQTTYPNFSYYHTTKWAVEGFCDTIAKELAPLNIGVTIVEPGAHQTSFGAGMTTAPVMAAYENTPAGEVRRAIAAGTFPIKGDVDKSVQAMIDSVEISPAPLRLALGGDAYRDMRAALVSRLEALDAQKELALASEKND; translated from the coding sequence ATGAGAACATGGTTAATAACCGGAACATCTACCGGTTTGGGCAAGGCACTTACCGAAAAGCTACTGGCAAACGGCGATCGTGTTGTGGGCACGGTTCGCAAAGCGGATGCCTTAGATGAGCTCAAAAAAGCTTATCCGGAGAATTTATGGGTAGCTGTGCTGGATGTTACAGATACAGCGACTGTCAAAACAGTGGTTGACAAGGCGTTTGCAGACCTCGGACAGATTGATATTGTGGTTAACAACGCAGGCTACGCTTTATTTTGCTCGGTTGAAGAAGCCAGTGACGAACAGATCGTTCATCAGATCAATACCAACATCATTGGCTCTATCCAGGTTATCAGAGCTGCGTTACCTTACTTCAGGAAGCAAGGACATGGCCGCATTTTGCAACTTTCATCAGCAGGCGGGCAAACAACTTATCCTAACTTTAGCTATTATCATACCACCAAATGGGCCGTTGAAGGTTTTTGCGATACCATTGCCAAGGAACTGGCGCCATTGAACATTGGCGTAACCATTGTTGAACCTGGAGCGCATCAAACCTCATTCGGTGCGGGCATGACGACTGCCCCGGTTATGGCAGCGTATGAGAACACGCCGGCCGGCGAAGTGAGAAGAGCTATTGCCGCGGGCACTTTCCCTATAAAAGGGGACGTTGACAAATCGGTTCAAGCGATGATTGACAGCGTTGAGATTTCACCGGCACCACTGCGTTTAGCGCTCGGCGGAGATGCCTATCGTGACATGCGAGCGGCGTTGGTATCTCGCCTGGAGGCACTGGATGCACAGAAAGAGCTTGCATTGGCAAGTGAAAAAAATGATTAA
- a CDS encoding helix-turn-helix domain-containing protein gives MKKTIYNPFILALKARNLTVEIHHHSAYQIVLSNDAPFNSTISGLLHEGIHGFLIKPHVTHFCEAENGTLNVLNIEPYSTIGLELASRFKEDQEYIVFDTPPETNSFFQTPNDSLDINKLVDALLNKLQSIEYDERVTKIVEYINTNYFRSDITPQTFADIVFLSPSRLASLFKEQTGSSLSKYLLWTRLRQAIYLTLSDKDRSLTDIACDTGFYDLPQFNKYMYEMFGMPPKALKYNSDLIQIY, from the coding sequence ATGAAAAAAACGATTTACAATCCGTTCATTCTTGCCCTTAAGGCTCGCAACCTCACAGTAGAAATCCATCACCACTCGGCATATCAAATTGTCCTGTCGAACGATGCTCCATTTAATTCAACGATCAGCGGATTACTTCACGAAGGGATTCATGGTTTTTTAATAAAACCTCACGTTACGCATTTTTGCGAGGCTGAAAATGGAACGTTGAATGTTTTAAATATAGAACCCTATTCGACTATTGGTTTGGAACTGGCAAGCCGATTTAAAGAAGATCAAGAGTATATCGTCTTCGATACGCCACCGGAAACAAATTCCTTCTTTCAGACACCCAATGACAGTTTAGATATTAATAAATTAGTTGATGCCTTACTAAATAAGTTGCAGTCAATTGAATATGACGAACGAGTAACAAAAATAGTTGAATACATTAACACTAATTATTTCCGATCAGATATAACACCGCAAACATTTGCAGATATCGTTTTTCTTTCTCCGTCTCGTTTAGCGTCGCTCTTTAAGGAACAAACGGGAAGCAGCTTATCAAAGTATCTATTGTGGACAAGGCTGCGCCAGGCTATCTATCTCACGCTTTCTGACAAGGACAGAAGTCTTACCGATATTGCCTGCGACACCGGCTTTTACGACCTCCCGCAGTTTAATAAATATATGTACGAAATGTTTGGAATGCCTCCTAAGGCGTTGAAGTACAATAGTGATTTGATACAGATTTATTAA